The following proteins come from a genomic window of Thiothrix unzii:
- a CDS encoding lipocalin family protein, producing the protein MKLYKKLSYVGLLGLALLLSACVGIPDGITPVTGFQVERYLGKWYEVARLDHSFERGLEQVTAEYSPRDDGDIRVMNRGYNTAKQQWEEAEGRAKFVGAKDVGQLKVSFFGPFYGGYNIVELDPNYQYVLIAGNDREYLWLLSRTPKLDPAVQQRLVNKAKSLGFATDKLIFVKQD; encoded by the coding sequence ATGAAATTGTACAAAAAATTATCTTACGTAGGGTTGCTGGGTTTGGCACTGTTGTTATCCGCTTGTGTCGGGATTCCAGACGGCATAACACCAGTCACAGGTTTCCAAGTTGAGCGTTATCTGGGCAAATGGTATGAAGTAGCGCGGCTGGATCATTCCTTCGAGCGCGGTTTGGAGCAGGTGACGGCGGAATACAGTCCGCGTGACGATGGTGATATTCGCGTCATGAATCGGGGTTACAACACCGCCAAGCAGCAATGGGAAGAGGCGGAAGGCCGCGCTAAATTCGTCGGTGCAAAAGATGTCGGGCAACTGAAAGTGTCGTTCTTTGGCCCGTTCTACGGCGGTTACAACATCGTGGAACTCGACCCGAATTACCAATACGTGTTGATTGCAGGCAATGACCGCGAGTACTTGTGGTTGCTGTCACGCACCCCGAAATTGGATCCAGCAGTACAACAGCGGTTAGTCAATAAAGCGAAAAGCTTGGGTTTTGCCACCGACAAACTGATTTTTGTGAAACAGGATTAA
- a CDS encoding thiol-disulfide oxidoreductase DCC family protein, which produces MTTPKVTCFHDGECPLCNLEINGMKKLDKAGNIQWVDITKEPEALAAAGITYKQAMARIHVIDAGQQMQTGVRGFIAVWKQLPYYHLIAGLLERLPFLIAIMDAGYRVFAYYRLPLTGKKRVE; this is translated from the coding sequence ATGACAACCCCGAAAGTCACCTGTTTCCATGACGGCGAATGCCCCTTATGCAATCTTGAAATCAACGGCATGAAAAAACTCGACAAGGCGGGCAATATCCAGTGGGTCGACATCACCAAAGAACCTGAAGCATTAGCGGCGGCGGGCATTACCTACAAGCAGGCGATGGCTCGCATCCACGTTATCGACGCGGGGCAACAAATGCAAACTGGCGTGCGCGGTTTTATTGCGGTGTGGAAACAACTTCCCTACTACCACCTCATCGCCGGACTGCTTGAACGTTTGCCGTTTTTGATTGCAATAATGGACGCGGGGTATCGGGTGTTTGCGTATTACCGTTTGCCGTTGACTGGAAAAAAACGGGTGGAATAA
- a CDS encoding DUF924 family protein produces MNPIPPFTPTDILDFWYTPPMPQYWFASTPVIDADIRERFSVLWEKAAAGEMDAWQATPEGCLALCIVLDQFPLNMFRGEARSFATEQQAVAVAKYAVARGFDSLLPQERRSFLYMPLMHSEHLADQDESVRLFELAGLEANARFARHHHEIVRRFGRFPHRNVVLKRESTAEELVYLASKEAFTG; encoded by the coding sequence ATGAACCCAATACCGCCGTTTACCCCAACTGACATTCTCGATTTTTGGTATACCCCGCCCATGCCACAGTATTGGTTTGCTTCCACCCCGGTCATTGATGCCGACATCCGCGAGCGTTTCAGCGTGTTGTGGGAAAAAGCAGCGGCTGGTGAAATGGACGCTTGGCAAGCAACACCCGAAGGTTGTCTTGCTTTGTGTATCGTGCTGGATCAGTTCCCGTTGAATATGTTCCGTGGGGAAGCCCGTAGTTTTGCTACCGAACAGCAAGCGGTTGCGGTCGCAAAATACGCAGTAGCTCGCGGCTTTGACTCGTTGTTGCCGCAGGAACGCCGCAGCTTTCTTTATATGCCGTTAATGCATAGCGAACATCTGGCAGATCAGGATGAGTCCGTGCGCTTGTTTGAACTCGCTGGTTTGGAAGCGAATGCGCGGTTTGCACGGCATCACCACGAGATTGTGCGCCGCTTTGGGCGTTTTCCACACCGTAACGTGGTGCTAAAACGTGAAAGTACAGCGGAGGAATTAGTGTATCTGGCTTCCAAAGAAGCATTCACGGGGTAA
- a CDS encoding ABC1 kinase family protein: MTTIDEKHNASVPAGRFARMARLGSLATGVAGGMIAEGARQLAQGNRPKVSDLLLTPANAKRVADELARLRGAAMKVGQLLSMDAGDMLPAELTEILSRLRSAAKPMPLSQLAKVLDDNWGKGWNTRFQQFSFQPLAAASIGQVHSAHTKDGRHLALKIQYPGVRESISSDVDNVAALLRISGLIPKGIDYQPLLEEAKQQLHQEADYLQEAAYIRRYQELLADSPEFALTAVHDDFTTVNILAMTHIGGVPIESLAHAPQEERDRVMHLLLGLLFREIFSFRLVQTDPNFANYRYDREAQQLILLDFGATREYPESIAEGYRQVMQGAVQRDRTMMDAGAAQIGFFQAFIKPEQRAAVLDLFEQACEPLRWKGVYDFGTSSLASRIRDAGMALSMEQDYWHTPPADALFLHRKLGGLYLLSAKLRARVDVGGLFAQYAL, from the coding sequence ATGACCACTATCGACGAAAAACACAATGCCAGCGTCCCCGCCGGACGCTTTGCCCGCATGGCACGCCTCGGCTCACTCGCCACGGGTGTCGCAGGTGGCATGATCGCCGAAGGTGCACGGCAGCTTGCGCAAGGTAATCGTCCCAAAGTCAGCGATCTGCTGCTGACTCCCGCCAATGCCAAGCGCGTTGCCGACGAGTTGGCGCGTTTACGCGGGGCTGCGATGAAAGTTGGGCAACTGCTGTCGATGGACGCGGGTGATATGTTGCCCGCCGAACTCACCGAGATTCTTTCGCGACTGCGCTCCGCTGCCAAACCCATGCCCTTGAGCCAATTGGCAAAAGTGCTGGATGACAACTGGGGCAAAGGCTGGAACACACGTTTTCAACAATTTTCGTTCCAACCCTTAGCGGCAGCTTCGATTGGGCAAGTGCATTCGGCGCACACTAAAGACGGGCGGCATCTCGCGCTGAAAATACAGTACCCCGGCGTGCGCGAAAGCATCAGCAGTGATGTGGATAATGTCGCGGCATTACTGCGGATTTCGGGGCTAATTCCCAAAGGCATCGACTACCAACCGCTGCTCGAAGAAGCCAAACAGCAATTGCACCAAGAAGCCGATTACTTGCAGGAAGCGGCATATATCCGCCGTTACCAAGAGCTATTGGCGGATAGCCCCGAATTTGCGTTGACCGCTGTGCATGATGATTTCACCACGGTGAACATTCTGGCAATGACGCACATTGGCGGCGTGCCGATTGAATCGCTGGCACACGCGCCGCAGGAAGAACGTGATCGCGTAATGCACTTACTGCTGGGTTTATTATTCCGCGAAATTTTCAGCTTCCGGTTGGTGCAGACCGACCCGAATTTCGCCAATTACCGCTATGATCGTGAAGCGCAGCAACTGATTTTGCTGGACTTTGGCGCAACACGGGAATACCCCGAATCCATTGCGGAAGGCTATCGGCAAGTGATGCAAGGCGCAGTGCAACGGGATCGTACCATGATGGATGCGGGTGCTGCGCAAATTGGTTTCTTTCAAGCCTTCATCAAGCCGGAACAGCGGGCAGCAGTGCTGGATTTGTTTGAGCAGGCGTGCGAGCCGTTGCGTTGGAAAGGCGTGTATGACTTTGGCACATCGAGTTTGGCAAGCCGGATTCGTGACGCGGGCATGGCGTTGAGCATGGAGCAGGATTATTGGCATACACCGCCTGCGGATGCGTTGTTTTTACATCGCAAGCTAGGCGGGTTGTATTTGCTGTCGGCGAAACTGCGGGCGCGGGTGGATGTCGGCGGGTTGTTTGCGCAATACGCGCTATAG
- the hsdR gene encoding EcoAI/FtnUII family type I restriction enzme subunit R — protein sequence MTPELDLNEANTRAEFIEEHLREAQWGERHTRHSRIDREHVISIGKLLGGGQRASTRPADFVLMYKTHKLAVIEAKRVRLHPTEGVQQAKDYAALLKIRFAYATNGKQIYRIDMLTAQETYVDRYPTPEELWHATFAQPNDWRDRFSTIPFEDKSGSWQPRYYQHNAIEAALEALINGKDRILLTLATGTGKTAIAFQIAWKLFHSRWNVKAWRGDTSVDRQPRILFLADRNILANQAYNAFSVFPEDAMVRISPNAIRKKKAVPKNGNLFFTIFQTFMTDTKDAAGNPAPSFGDYPPDFFDLIIIDECHRGGANDEGSWRGIMEYFRTAVQIGLTATPKRDGNVDTYKYFGEAVYTYSLKEGINDGFLTPFRIKRIVSTLDEYTHVADDEVLEGEVEEGRTYTEAEMNRVLEIEDRERHRVKTFMNLIDQSEKTLVFCATQQHALAVRNLINQMKRSTQPNYCVRVAADDGKEGERLLSAFQDNEKNIPTILTTSRKLSTGVDARNVRNIILMRPVTSMIEFKQIVGRGTRLFDFKDYFTLYDFVKAYEHFKDPEWDGEPEVCKVCNERVCICEAEPCSKCQQRPCVCPPKPCKKCEQSPCVCEPEQCEVCGATPCNCLQPPKRAKVKLAAGKADQIQNLISTEFLGDDGKPMSVQDYLQQFYTALPEFFKDEEELRALWSQPETRQGLLDGLQTKGYAAAQLQVISRAVNAERSDLFDVLAHIAFSLPAKTREERVATHKTRIYQGYNYKQREFIEFVLGHYVDDGITELAPTKLKTFIDLKYQGIRDMPEELGKAADVKKLFVEFQQRLYAPL from the coding sequence ATGACTCCAGAACTCGACCTCAACGAAGCCAATACCCGCGCCGAATTCATCGAGGAACACTTGCGGGAAGCGCAATGGGGCGAACGCCACACACGCCATTCACGCATTGACCGCGAACACGTCATTTCCATCGGTAAATTGCTTGGTGGCGGACAACGCGCCAGCACCCGCCCTGCCGATTTCGTACTGATGTACAAAACTCACAAACTCGCCGTCATCGAAGCCAAACGAGTACGTCTTCACCCCACCGAAGGTGTGCAACAAGCCAAAGATTACGCCGCACTGTTGAAAATTCGTTTTGCCTATGCCACCAACGGTAAGCAGATTTACCGCATCGACATGCTCACCGCGCAAGAAACCTACGTCGACCGCTACCCAACCCCAGAAGAGCTATGGCACGCCACTTTTGCCCAGCCGAACGACTGGCGCGACCGTTTCAGCACCATCCCGTTTGAAGACAAAAGCGGCTCATGGCAACCGCGCTACTACCAACACAACGCCATTGAAGCAGCCCTCGAAGCCCTCATCAACGGCAAAGACCGCATCCTGCTGACACTGGCAACCGGCACAGGCAAAACCGCAATAGCGTTCCAAATTGCGTGGAAATTGTTCCACAGCCGCTGGAACGTCAAAGCATGGCGCGGCGATACCAGCGTTGACCGCCAGCCGCGCATCCTGTTTCTGGCGGATCGCAATATCCTCGCCAATCAAGCCTACAACGCCTTTTCCGTCTTCCCCGAAGATGCAATGGTGCGAATTTCGCCCAACGCGATCCGCAAGAAAAAAGCCGTGCCCAAGAACGGCAACCTGTTTTTCACCATTTTCCAAACCTTCATGACTGACACCAAGGACGCGGCGGGCAACCCGGCTCCCAGCTTTGGTGATTACCCGCCCGACTTTTTCGACCTGATCATTATTGACGAATGCCACCGTGGCGGCGCGAACGACGAAGGCAGTTGGCGTGGCATCATGGAGTATTTCCGCACAGCGGTACAAATCGGTCTGACCGCCACGCCCAAGCGCGATGGCAATGTCGACACCTACAAATATTTTGGCGAAGCGGTCTATACCTACTCGCTCAAAGAAGGCATTAATGACGGCTTCCTGACCCCGTTCAGGATCAAGCGCATTGTCAGCACCCTCGACGAATACACCCATGTCGCCGACGACGAAGTGCTGGAAGGTGAAGTTGAAGAGGGCAGAACTTACACCGAAGCCGAAATGAATCGAGTGCTGGAAATCGAAGACCGCGAACGCCATCGGGTGAAAACTTTCATGAACCTGATCGACCAAAGCGAAAAAACCTTGGTGTTCTGCGCCACCCAACAACACGCTTTAGCGGTGCGCAACCTCATCAACCAGATGAAACGCAGCACCCAACCGAATTACTGCGTGCGCGTCGCGGCGGATGATGGCAAAGAAGGCGAACGCCTGCTGAGTGCGTTTCAGGATAACGAAAAAAACATCCCGACGATTTTGACCACTTCCCGCAAACTTTCTACCGGCGTGGATGCGCGGAATGTGCGCAATATCATCCTGATGCGCCCCGTCACAAGTATGATCGAATTCAAGCAAATCGTCGGGCGTGGTACGCGCCTATTCGATTTCAAAGACTACTTCACCCTGTATGACTTTGTGAAAGCCTACGAACATTTCAAAGACCCAGAGTGGGATGGCGAGCCGGAAGTGTGCAAAGTCTGTAATGAACGGGTGTGTATCTGCGAAGCAGAACCTTGCTCCAAGTGCCAACAACGCCCGTGTGTTTGCCCACCGAAGCCGTGCAAAAAGTGCGAACAATCGCCATGTGTGTGCGAACCGGAGCAATGTGAAGTGTGCGGCGCAACGCCCTGCAACTGCCTACAACCACCCAAACGCGCCAAAGTAAAATTGGCAGCAGGCAAAGCCGACCAGATTCAAAACCTGATTTCCACCGAATTCTTGGGCGACGATGGCAAACCGATGAGCGTGCAAGATTACCTGCAACAGTTTTACACTGCCCTGCCGGAATTTTTTAAGGACGAGGAAGAATTACGTGCCTTGTGGAGTCAGCCCGAAACCCGCCAAGGCTTGCTGGATGGCTTGCAGACAAAAGGTTACGCAGCAGCACAATTACAAGTGATCAGCCGTGCGGTGAATGCCGAACGCAGTGATTTGTTTGATGTGTTGGCGCATATCGCGTTTTCATTACCTGCTAAAACCCGTGAAGAGCGTGTTGCTACGCACAAGACGCGGATTTACCAAGGCTACAACTATAAACAACGTGAATTTATCGAGTTTGTATTGGGGCATTACGTGGATGATGGCATTACCGAATTAGCCCCGACCAAATTGAAAACCTTCATCGACTTGAAATACCAAGGCATCCGCGATATGCCCGAAGAATTGGGCAAAGCCGCTGATGTGAAGAAGCTGTTTGTCGAATTTCAGCAACGCTTGTACGCGCCGCTATAG
- a CDS encoding restriction endonuclease subunit S — protein sequence MLKERMVNHQLPKGWQAKPLVQLCTLFTDGDWIESKDQSLDGIRLIQTGNVGCGEFKDRRDKARWISQETFEKLKCEEVFPDDCLISRLPDPVGRSCLIPETGDKMITSVDCSIIRLNRSFIIADFFNYYTQSAKYLEEVESKCSGATRKRISRKNLGEVEILLPPLPEQKRIVAILDEAFANISQTVANAEKNLANARELFDSYLNEVFTHKGEGWEEKYLSDGELLKIIDGDRGSNYPTASEFFPEEYCLFLSTKNVRPDGFKFNETMFITKEKDQALRKGKLQRLDVVLTTRGTIGNVAIYDEKVDFENIRINSGMLIFRPNQSLILSEYLFEVLRSNFIKKQINASVSGAAQPQLPIKTINNFKIPVHPSIEKQKFISNKIKKLSCECEELEDIYRRKLAALAELKQALLQKAFTGELTAADQPT from the coding sequence ATGCTTAAAGAACGTATGGTGAATCATCAACTGCCTAAAGGGTGGCAGGCAAAGCCTCTTGTACAACTTTGTACGCTATTTACTGATGGAGATTGGATAGAAAGCAAAGATCAATCTTTAGATGGCATACGTTTAATACAAACTGGCAATGTTGGGTGTGGCGAATTCAAAGACAGAAGAGATAAAGCCAGATGGATTTCTCAAGAAACTTTTGAAAAGTTGAAATGTGAAGAGGTTTTTCCTGACGATTGCTTGATTTCACGTTTGCCTGATCCAGTAGGGCGTTCATGTCTTATTCCTGAGACGGGAGATAAGATGATTACGTCCGTTGACTGCTCAATTATCAGGTTGAACAGGTCTTTTATTATCGCTGACTTTTTTAACTACTATACTCAGTCAGCTAAATATTTAGAGGAAGTGGAAAGCAAATGTTCAGGTGCTACAAGAAAACGAATTAGTAGAAAAAATTTAGGAGAGGTAGAAATATTACTTCCGCCACTCCCCGAACAAAAACGCATTGTCGCCATTCTCGATGAAGCCTTTGCCAACATCAGCCAAACGGTTGCCAACGCTGAAAAGAACCTTGCGAACGCCCGCGAGTTGTTCGACAGCTATTTGAATGAAGTATTTACGCACAAGGGCGAGGGATGGGAAGAGAAATATTTAAGTGATGGAGAGCTGCTTAAAATCATTGATGGAGATAGAGGGAGTAATTATCCTACAGCATCTGAATTTTTTCCTGAAGAATACTGCTTGTTTTTGAGCACTAAAAATGTCAGACCAGATGGATTTAAATTTAATGAGACAATGTTTATAACAAAAGAAAAGGATCAAGCCTTGAGAAAGGGGAAGTTGCAACGACTTGATGTTGTTTTAACAACAAGAGGCACTATCGGAAACGTTGCAATTTATGATGAAAAAGTTGATTTTGAAAATATCCGCATTAATTCAGGTATGCTAATATTTCGTCCAAATCAATCATTAATTTTGTCAGAGTATTTATTTGAGGTTCTACGTTCAAATTTTATAAAAAAACAAATAAATGCTTCAGTTTCTGGTGCTGCGCAACCTCAATTGCCTATTAAGACTATAAATAATTTTAAAATACCCGTACATCCCAGCATAGAAAAACAGAAGTTTATTTCTAATAAAATCAAGAAGCTCTCTTGCGAATGTGAAGAGCTTGAGGATATTTATCGGCGGAAGTTGGCTGCGTTGGCAGAGTTGAAGCAGGCGTTATTGCAGAAGGCGTTTACGGGCGAGTTAACCGCCGCAGACCAACCCACTTAA
- a CDS encoding endonuclease domain-containing protein, whose product MERQNNKIHRDLARNLRRNMTVPEQQLWNALRKRQLDGYRFRRQTPVGRYIADFVCLEARLVIELDGNHHHEQKGYDRERDHWMQQQHFQVLRFWNHEILNHQETVLQQIRHVLHQQPQHLLPPSPLAGEGLGMGERSE is encoded by the coding sequence ATGGAAAGACAAAACAACAAAATTCATCGTGATCTTGCCCGGAATTTGCGCAGGAATATGACTGTGCCAGAACAGCAGTTATGGAATGCCTTGAGAAAACGCCAGCTCGACGGCTACCGCTTTCGCCGCCAAACCCCTGTAGGGCGTTACATTGCTGATTTTGTTTGCTTGGAAGCACGTTTAGTGATTGAACTGGATGGCAACCATCACCACGAACAAAAAGGCTACGACCGCGAACGCGACCATTGGATGCAACAACAACATTTTCAGGTGTTACGTTTTTGGAATCACGAAATTCTGAATCATCAGGAAACCGTTTTACAACAAATCCGCCACGTTTTACACCAACAACCGCAGCACCTCTTGCCCCCTTCACCCCTTGCGGGGGAAGGGCTGGGGATGGGGGAGCGTTCGGAGTGA
- a CDS encoding N-6 DNA methylase: MFEQTFKNLDDVLWKEAGCSSELDYTEQSSWILFLKYLDDLEQEYEQEAELGDIPYEYIIDAEYRWSTWAAPKKDGKPDRDNAKTGTDLIRFVDNKLFPYLQSFKESASSPETIEYKIGEIFSEIKNKFASGYSLRDALELVDQLTFGSQAEKHELSALYESKIKNMGNAGRNGGEYYTPRPLIRAMIQVVQPRIGERVYDGACGSAGFLCEAFNYLRYAPDGSSRPLKTDELDALETRTLYGKEKKSLAYVIAIMNLILHGVDAPNIIHTNTLAENLADVQEKDRYNVILANPPFGGKERPEIQQNFPIKTGETAFLFLQHFIKYLKAKGRAAVVIKNTFLSNSDNASKALRQELLENCNLHTVLDCPSGTFIGAGVKTVVLFFDKGEPTQQVWYYQLDPGRNMGKTNPLNDNDLKEFIALQRTFADSEKSWSVKIADVDKDNFDLSVKNPNKQEAAALRDPQAILDEIAGLDAESKEILDVIRGLL; this comes from the coding sequence ATGTTTGAACAAACTTTTAAAAATCTCGATGACGTATTGTGGAAAGAGGCGGGTTGCTCCTCGGAACTCGATTACACCGAACAATCGTCGTGGATTCTGTTTTTAAAATACCTTGATGATTTGGAACAGGAATACGAGCAGGAAGCTGAACTCGGCGACATTCCTTACGAATACATTATTGATGCGGAATATCGTTGGTCAACCTGGGCAGCACCCAAAAAAGACGGCAAGCCTGACCGCGATAATGCCAAAACGGGCACTGATTTGATCCGCTTCGTGGATAACAAGCTGTTTCCGTATTTGCAGAGCTTCAAGGAATCCGCGTCGTCACCAGAGACGATTGAGTACAAAATCGGCGAGATTTTCAGCGAGATCAAGAACAAGTTTGCCAGCGGCTATTCTTTGCGTGATGCGCTGGAGTTGGTGGATCAACTCACGTTTGGGTCGCAGGCTGAAAAGCACGAGCTTTCGGCGTTGTATGAATCCAAGATCAAGAACATGGGGAATGCGGGGCGCAATGGTGGCGAATATTACACGCCGCGTCCGCTGATTCGGGCGATGATTCAGGTGGTGCAGCCGCGCATTGGTGAGCGTGTGTATGACGGGGCGTGTGGTTCGGCGGGGTTTTTGTGCGAGGCGTTCAACTATTTGCGTTACGCGCCGGATGGTTCTAGCCGCCCGCTCAAAACCGATGAACTCGATGCGTTGGAAACGCGCACGCTGTACGGCAAGGAAAAAAAGAGCCTCGCGTATGTGATTGCAATTATGAACCTGATTTTGCACGGGGTGGATGCGCCGAACATTATCCACACCAATACGCTGGCAGAAAATCTGGCGGATGTGCAGGAAAAAGACCGCTATAACGTCATCCTTGCCAATCCGCCGTTTGGGGGTAAGGAACGCCCGGAAATCCAGCAGAATTTCCCGATCAAAACAGGTGAAACCGCGTTTTTGTTCCTGCAACATTTCATCAAATACCTCAAGGCGAAGGGGCGGGCGGCGGTGGTGATTAAGAACACCTTCCTGTCGAATTCGGATAATGCCTCCAAAGCCTTGCGGCAGGAATTGCTGGAAAATTGCAATCTGCATACCGTGCTGGATTGCCCTAGCGGGACGTTCATTGGTGCGGGTGTCAAAACGGTGGTGCTGTTTTTTGACAAGGGCGAGCCAACGCAACAGGTTTGGTATTACCAACTTGATCCCGGTCGTAATATGGGCAAAACCAACCCGCTCAACGACAACGACCTGAAAGAATTTATCGCGCTGCAACGCACGTTTGCCGACTCGGAAAAATCGTGGTCGGTGAAGATTGCCGATGTCGACAAAGACAACTTCGACCTTTCCGTGAAGAATCCCAATAAGCAGGAAGCGGCGGCGTTGCGCGATCCGCAGGCTATTCTTGACGAGATTGCGGGGTTGGATGCGGAGAGTAAGGAGATTTTGGATGTGATTCGGGGGTTGTTGTGA
- a CDS encoding AAA family ATPase: MHLKIPYGLSNFKQVISEGYTYVDKTEYIAKLEDAGRHLFLMRPRRFGKSLLLSAMEYYYDVGCKDDFDALFSNLYIGKHPTPLKNSYQVLFMEFSGIDTDRGLDSIYLAFDRKIANALQTFLQRYGYPADTHHLIEAEPTPQSRMEAFFRVVSGQKLLLLIDEYDHFANAILSQDLTLFQRIMGKGGFVRSFYETLKTATQRGTLDRLFVTGVTPIMLDSMTSGFNIGENLSLHKGFNAAVGFTKAEVAQLLQPLVESCQLEPQALMGAVTQWYNGYRFHAQALETVYNANMVLYFLKNFDTETCSSPRQMLDDNIASDYGKILGMFSIGDRDTNFTVLDELISGGEVTAEQRRKFDFEKGFDRDDFISLLAYMGFVSLQRETLSGEVFGIPNHVMRELYFRYFKVELERRNQMTISNRAIAVAVETLALRDDIQPLVEEMVQALQLLSNRDAMGMDEKHIKVLLLTLLYQSSVYFIQSEREIDRKYPDILLLERSPIEVDHQHLIELKYSKVSDGETGWATKRQAGTEQVQGYLQLPTIAALPKLSAWLLISDGIKVEVVKVQ, encoded by the coding sequence ATGCACCTGAAAATCCCTTACGGACTAAGTAACTTCAAGCAAGTCATCAGCGAAGGCTATACCTACGTTGACAAGACTGAGTACATCGCCAAGTTGGAAGATGCTGGTCGTCACTTGTTTTTAATGCGCCCACGTCGTTTCGGGAAAAGCCTGCTGTTATCGGCGATGGAGTACTATTATGACGTGGGTTGCAAAGACGACTTTGATGCTCTTTTTTCAAACCTTTACATCGGCAAGCATCCCACCCCGCTAAAAAACAGCTACCAAGTGCTGTTCATGGAATTCAGCGGAATTGACACGGATAGAGGGCTTGACTCCATTTATCTGGCGTTCGACCGTAAAATTGCTAATGCACTGCAAACATTCCTGCAACGGTATGGTTATCCTGCCGACACACACCATCTGATTGAAGCTGAGCCAACACCACAGAGCCGGATGGAAGCCTTTTTCCGGGTTGTTAGTGGGCAAAAGCTGTTGTTACTGATCGATGAATACGATCACTTTGCCAATGCCATTTTGTCGCAAGACCTGACGTTGTTTCAGCGTATCATGGGCAAAGGCGGGTTCGTGCGTAGCTTCTACGAAACCCTCAAGACCGCCACCCAGCGCGGCACACTTGACCGCCTGTTCGTTACTGGGGTCACGCCCATCATGCTCGACAGCATGACCAGTGGTTTCAATATCGGCGAGAATCTTTCCCTGCACAAAGGTTTTAACGCGGCGGTAGGATTCACCAAGGCGGAAGTAGCCCAGTTGCTGCAACCACTGGTGGAAAGCTGCCAACTTGAACCGCAAGCCTTAATGGGTGCTGTAACCCAATGGTACAACGGCTACCGTTTTCACGCCCAAGCCCTCGAAACCGTTTATAATGCCAATATGGTACTGTATTTCCTGAAGAATTTTGATACAGAAACGTGTAGTTCGCCTAGGCAAATGCTGGATGACAACATCGCTTCCGACTACGGCAAGATTTTGGGAATGTTCAGCATTGGCGACCGCGACACCAATTTTACGGTGTTGGATGAACTCATCAGCGGCGGCGAAGTGACCGCCGAACAACGCCGTAAATTTGACTTTGAAAAAGGCTTTGACCGCGACGATTTCATCAGCCTGTTAGCGTACATGGGATTTGTGTCATTACAGCGCGAAACGTTATCTGGTGAAGTGTTTGGCATCCCCAATCATGTGATGCGCGAACTGTATTTTCGCTACTTCAAGGTGGAATTAGAACGCCGTAACCAGATGACCATTTCCAACCGTGCAATAGCCGTGGCGGTGGAAACACTCGCGTTGCGTGACGACATCCAACCGCTGGTGGAGGAAATGGTGCAGGCACTGCAACTGCTTTCCAACCGTGACGCAATGGGAATGGATGAGAAACACATCAAAGTGCTGTTACTCACGTTGTTGTACCAATCCTCGGTGTATTTCATCCAAAGCGAGCGGGAAATCGACCGTAAATACCCTGACATCCTGCTGCTGGAGCGCAGCCCGATTGAGGTTGACCACCAACATTTGATCGAGCTGAAATACAGCAAGGTCAGTGACGGTGAAACAGGCTGGGCAACCAAACGTCAAGCAGGAACCGAACAGGTCCAAGGCTATTTGCAATTACCAACGATTGCCGCACTCCCCAAACTCAGTGCTTGGTTACTTATCAGTGACGGGATAAAAGTAGAAGTCGTAAAGGTACAATAA
- the ndk gene encoding nucleoside-diphosphate kinase, producing MAIEQTISIIKPDAVAKNVIGQIYSRFENAGLKIVAAKMVHLSQERAEGFYAVHKERPFFKDLVAFMTSGPVMVQVLEGENAVTKNRELMGATNPKNADAGTIRADFADSIDENAVHGSDSAENAAIEIAYFFGEEGLCPRTR from the coding sequence GTGGCTATCGAACAAACCATTTCCATCATTAAACCTGACGCTGTTGCTAAAAACGTTATTGGTCAGATCTACAGCCGTTTTGAAAACGCTGGCCTGAAAATCGTTGCTGCTAAAATGGTTCACCTGAGCCAAGAACGCGCTGAAGGCTTCTACGCTGTTCACAAAGAGCGTCCTTTCTTCAAGGATTTAGTGGCATTTATGACTTCTGGCCCTGTCATGGTACAAGTGTTGGAAGGTGAAAACGCCGTCACTAAAAACCGCGAACTGATGGGTGCAACCAACCCTAAGAATGCTGACGCTGGCACTATCCGCGCTGATTTTGCGGATTCCATCGACGAAAACGCGGTTCACGGCTCTGATAGCGCGGAAAATGCTGCTATCGAAATCGCCTACTTCTTCGGTGAAGAAGGTCTGTGCCCACGCACACGCTAA